Genomic segment of Candidatus Methylomirabilota bacterium:
CCCGGTGCGTGGGCAGAACACTCGCGCCTATGTCGCGTTGAGGCAGGCAACCGCGCGACGGGAAGGACTTGAACAGGAGATCGTGGACTCCTGCCGCGACGCGCTGGCCGTCTACAAGCTGCCGCGCGAGGTGGTGTTCGTCGACTCGGTGCCGCGCGCACCGGGTCCGGCCGGCCCCGGCACGGGCAAGCTCCTCCGCCGCGTGCTGCGCGACGCCGCCGTCTAGGCCGTCGAGGCGGCGTATGGCCCGCTCCCGCCGATGGGCCGTCCCGCTCGTCTTTGTTTTGCTGCTGGCGGGCTTCGCGGCCGGCATCTGGGGCAGCTATCGTGAGGTCTACCCCGGGCAGGGCCTCTTCCGGGTCACCGGGGTTTTCGAGGGGCGTGGGGGCGACACCCTGATCCTCGTCAGCCACGACGCCGCGCCCGGCGTCATGGACGAGATGAGCAGGATGGCCTTCTACGCCGAGACGAAGGAAATGCTGGACGGCGCCGGCCTGCGTCGCGGAGACCGTGTCCGCCTGACGGTGAGGCAGCTGCCCGACCGCTATCTCGTGGTGGAGATCCGCAAGATCCAGTGACGGTGTCAAAGGAGCCGCTCCATGGCAGATGAGGACTTCTCGCTCGAGACGCACCGCTTCGCCCCACCGCGCTACTTCGACGACTTCCGCGTGGGCGAGCGCTTCTACATCCCCTCGCGCACCATGACGGACGCGCTCTTCGCGGCCTTCCAGCTGGCTTCGGGCGACAACCACCCGATCCACTACGACCGTCCGTACTGCCGCGCGCGCGGCCACCGCGACCTGCTGGCCCACGGGCTCATGGTTGCCGCCCAGGGCGCGGCCGGCGCCGGAATCTTCCCGCACGTGGTCGGCGACGCCCTCGTGGCGTTCCTCGACCAGTCCTCGCGCTTTCTCAAGCCCGTCTACGCGGGCGACACGCTGTATCCGATGCTCGCCATCACCCGGCTCGAGCCGGGCCGCACGACAGGCGTCGTGGCGATGCGCGTTACCATCCACAACCAGGACAAGGAGCTGGTCATGGACGGCGAGCACCGGTATCTCCTGCGAAGGAAACCCTGAGGAGAACCCCCAAGGAGGACCCAATGCCCTACCGCATCAACCACATCCATCTCAAGGCGTCGGACCCGCGACGCACCGCCGAGTGGTACGTCGGGGCGTTCGACTTCAAGATCGTCAACGACGAGACGCGCGTCTTCGGCGACCGCTTCGTGCGCTGCCAGAGCGCCGACGGCGGCATGGCGGTGAATATCTCGGGCCCGCGAACGGGAGAGACCCTCCGGCCGGGAGACGCCTCCGCCCACTTCGGTCTCGAGCACTTCGGCTTCGACTCGACCGACATCGAGGCCGACATCCGTCGGCTCGAGGCGCTGGGCGCCAAGCTTCTCGAGGGTCCCATCCAGGTGCCGAACGGCGCGCGCATCGCCTTCATGCGCGCGCCCGACGACACGCGCGTCGAGCTCGTCCAGCGCTCGACGATCGCGGGCGGCTGCTGCTGACCGCCAGGCCGCCGATAAGGGCCCATCTGCGTCATTTAGCAAAGACTGTTGGGGCGCCCTCGGCCGCACGCTCGTGGCCGTTCGAGCTGAGGGGCGCAGCCACGAGGCGAGGGCTGAGACAGTCATACGCCTCGCGTGCGGCCCTTCGGGCGCCGCCTCACATCTGGACCCTTCTCGGCGCCCAATGCCGCCCGTTTGCATTACGAGCGAACTCTTGACTCGGGAGGCTAGAACGGTTGGGGGGTGCCCTCAGGGTCCCGGCTGAGGCGAAGGGCGATGGTGGGCTGAACGAACTCGGCCCGCCGGCGAAGGAGCCCCAGGAGCGCGCGGGCAGCGATTGGTCAGGCTCTCGGTGCGGGCAAAGGCGCCGCGCAGGAGAACCTGCGTGTCAAGAACGACTCTGGGCCCGGACAGCGCGGACGGCCTCGCCTATAACAGCCGCAGCAGTGATCTCGGGAACATCGGCCTGGGCTCGTGCACGCTCGATGAGGGCGTCGAGTTCCTCATCGGAGAAAGTCGTCAGCGCGCGGTCGAATTCCTCGAGACCGGCCCGTGTGCTGAGAAGGACGGGCAGGACCTCCTGCGCGAGCGCCTGCCGGTCGTCCTCTGGCAGGGCCCGGATCTCTTCGGCAAGGGACCGGACTCTTGATGTGGCCATGCCTTACTCTATCACGCTCCTCGAGGCCTTGGAGGTGACCCAGGTTCGGCAGCCTAAGCGGGAAACGGCCCGCGCGAACCCTCTTCCTCATCGTCCTTGACCGCTCCCGGCCGGGAGCATAAGCTCTCGGCACCTGTCCGACCTTCCGAGCGATGATCGCTGCTGAGGGTCCAGCATGTTGTGTCCGCGCTGCCACGCTGAGAATCGGGAAGGGCGCCGTTTCTGCGCCGAGTGCGGGGAATCGCTCGCCCTTTCGTGCCCGTCCTGCGGCTTCGTGAACGAGGGCAGCGAGAAGTTCTGCGGCGGCTGCGGTGCGCCAAGCGCCGGGTCCCGCGACGCCCCTCAAGCCAGATTCGCGTCGCCGGAGACGTACACCCCCAAGCACCTCGCCGAGAAGATTCTCACCTCCAAGACCGCGCTCGAGGGCGAGCGCAAGCAGGTCACCGTCCTCTTCGCTGACCTCAAGGGCTCGATGGAGCTCCTCGCCGACCGGGATCCCGAGGATGCCCGCAAGCTCCTCGATCCCGTCCTCGAGCGCATGATGGAGGCCGTCCACCGCTACGAGGGGACGGTCAACCAGGTCATGGGCGACGGGATCATGGCGCTGTTCGGGGCGCCCGTGGCTCACGAGGATCACGCCGTGCGGGCCTGCTACGCCGCTCTGCGCATGCAGGACGCCGTGCGGCGCTACTCGGAGGAGCTCCGTCACTCGCAGGGGATCGAGGTCCAGATTCGCCTGGGGCTGAACTCGGGCCAGGTCGTGGTGCGGTCCATCGGGAACGACCTCCACATGGATTACACGGCGGTGGGCCAGACAATCCATCTGGGGGCGCGGATGGAGCAGCTGGCGGCGCCGGGAAGCACTCGGATCACGGCCGACACGCTCGCGCTGGCCGAGGGGTACGTGACGGTCAAGTCGCTCGGCCCGGTCCCCGTGAAGGGCCTGAGCGAGCCGATCGAGATCTACGAGCTCGTCGGCACCGGCGTGGCCCGCACAAGGCTGCAGGCAGCGGCGCAGCGCGGGCTCTCCCGCTTCGTGGGCCGGAACGCCGAGCTGGAACAGCTCCGGGCCGCGCTCGAGAAGGCGGTCCACGGCCATGGCCAGATCGTGGGCGTGGTCGGCGAGCCGGGCGTGGGGAAGTCGCGGCTCTTCTGGGAGTTTACGCACTCCCACCGTCTGCACACCTGGCTCGTGCTCGAAAGCTCGTCGGCCTCCTATGGCAAGGCGACCGCCTACCTGCCCGTGATCGATCTGCTCCGCGCCTACTTCCAGGTGCAGAGCCAGGACGACACGCGGACGATCCGTGAGCGGGTGACGGGCAAGCTCCTCACCCTCGATCCGGCTCTCGGGACGGCGATTCCTGCGGTGCTGAGCCTCCTCGACGTGCCGGTGAACGAGCCGGCCTGGCAAGGGCTCGACCCGACGCAGCGCAGGCGGGAGACGCTCGATGCGGTCAAGCGGCTCCTGCTGCGCGAGAGCCAGGTGCAGCCCCTACTCGTCGTGTTCGAGGACCTCCACTGGGTCGACGGCGAGAGCCAGGCGGTGCTCGACAGTCTCGTCGAGAGCCTCCCCGCCGCGCGCATCCTGGTCCTGGTCAACTACCGCCGCGAGTACGAGCACCGCTGGGGGGCCAAGACCTACTACACGCAGCTCCGGCTCGATCCACTCCCCGTGGAGACCGCCGGCGAGATGCTCGACGCCCTCCTGGGCGCGGATGCCGGTCTTCACCCCGTCAGACAGCTCCTGCTCGAGCGCACGGAAGGCAATCCATTCTTCCTCGAGGAGTGCGTCCGGACGCTGATCGAGACGAAGGTCCTCGTCGGGGAGCGTGGCGCCTATCGCGCAACCGGAGCGGTCGAGAACATCCACGTGCCGGCGACGGTCCAGGCGATCCTCGCGGCCCGCATCGATCGACTTCCGCCCGAGGACAAGGCCCTGCTCCAGGTGGCGTGCGTCGTTGGTGAGGACGTCCCCTTGACGCTGCTCCAGGCGGTGGCCGCGGTGCCCGATGACATGCTGCGCGCGGCGCTCGCCCGGCTGCAGGCCGCCGAGTTCCTGTACGAGGCGGCCCTCTTCCCCGACGTGGAGTACACCTTCACGCACGGCCTCACGTACCAGGTTGCCTACGGCTCCCTGCTCCACGAGCGGCGGCGCCATCTCCACGCCAGGGCCGCCGAGGCCCTCGAGCGGCTCGCCGCCGGCCGCGTGAGCGAGCACGTGGAGCGGCTCGCGCACCATGCCCAGCGGGGCGAGCTGTGGGAGCGCGCCGTGGTGTACCTGCGCCAGGCCGGCGCCAAGGCGCTCGCGCGGTCGGCGAGCCGCGAGGCCGCCGCCGCGTTCGAGCAGGCGCTCGCCGCCCTCGCGCATCTCCCCGAAGGCCGCGCCACGGTGGAGCAGGCGATCGACCTGCGCTTCGAGCTTCGCCAGGCCTTGCAGCCGCTGGGCGAGCACCAGCGCGTGGTCGACTACCTCCGCGAGGCCGAGACCCTCGCCGCGACACTCGACGATCAGCGCCGGATGGGCTGGGTCTCCGCCTATCTCGGCCAGTACTACACGTGGCTAGGCGAGCCGGAGCGTGCAGCCGAGGCAGGGCACCGTGCGCTCTCGATAGGCGGCGCCGGTGGTGACTTCGGACTCCAGGTGGTGGCGAACGTTTTCCTGGGCCTGCTCGCCTACACGTCCGGTGACTATCAGGGGGCGAAGGAGCACCTGCGCTGGAACGTCGATGCCCTCACGGGGGACCGCGTCCGCGAGCGCTTCGGACTCAGCGGCCTGCCGGCGGTGCTCTCGCGCAACATCCTGGCCTTCGGCGCGGCGGAGCTGGGTGAGTTCACCGAGGCTGCGGCGTATGCCGACGAGGGTCTCCGGATCGCGGAGTCCGTCGGGCTACCGTACTCCCTCATCGCTGCGCTACAGGCCCAGGCCGACCCTCATCTCGCCAAGGGTGACGCCGATCGCGCCCTGCCGCCGCTCGAGCGCGCTCTTGCCCTTTGCGGGACGTGGAACCTGGCGTTCTTCTTCCCCCTGATCGCCCAGCGACTGGGCTCCGCCTACGCCCGGGTCGGCCGAATCGACGAGGCCGTGCCGCTTCTGGAGCGGGCAATCGCTCGGCTCCCTGTGCTCTTCAGAAACCTACGGGCGTCCTTGGACACGGCTCTGGGCGAGGCCTATCTGCTCGCCGGGCGGCCCGACGCAGCGGACGAGGAGGCTCGGCGCGCCCTCACGGTCGCCCAGGAGTGTCGCACGCGCGGATGGCAGGCGTGGGCCCTCCGTCTGCTCGGCGAAGTCAGCTCGCAGCGCGAGCCTCCCCGGGTCACTGAGGCCCAGGACCAATATCGGGATGCTCTCGCTCTCGCCACCAGCCTCGGCATGCGCCCGCTCGTTGCACACTGCGAGTTTGGTCTCGGCAAACTCTACGGGCGCACGAGCAAGCCGCAAGACGCACGGGAACACCTCACGACCGCGATGACAATGTACCGCGAGATGGACATGCAATCCTGGATGGAAAAGGTGGAGCAGGAGTTGAAGAGTCTCGCGTAGTTAGAACGGTTGGGGGGTGCCCTCGGGGAGCGGGACGTCGAAGGCGAAGAGCACCGCCGCGATGGTCTGGTAGTAGCCCGCCAGGACCACCAGCTCGATGAGGCCGCTTACCCCGACCTCCTGCTGGATCTCATCCTGAAGGCGGGACGGCACCGACTCTCGCTGAAGGACGTGCTGCACCACCCGCGC
This window contains:
- a CDS encoding MaoC family dehydratase, giving the protein MADEDFSLETHRFAPPRYFDDFRVGERFYIPSRTMTDALFAAFQLASGDNHPIHYDRPYCRARGHRDLLAHGLMVAAQGAAGAGIFPHVVGDALVAFLDQSSRFLKPVYAGDTLYPMLAITRLEPGRTTGVVAMRVTIHNQDKELVMDGEHRYLLRRKP
- a CDS encoding VOC family protein, whose translation is MPYRINHIHLKASDPRRTAEWYVGAFDFKIVNDETRVFGDRFVRCQSADGGMAVNISGPRTGETLRPGDASAHFGLEHFGFDSTDIEADIRRLEALGAKLLEGPIQVPNGARIAFMRAPDDTRVELVQRSTIAGGCC
- a CDS encoding adenylate/guanylate cyclase domain-containing protein, which produces MLCPRCHAENREGRRFCAECGESLALSCPSCGFVNEGSEKFCGGCGAPSAGSRDAPQARFASPETYTPKHLAEKILTSKTALEGERKQVTVLFADLKGSMELLADRDPEDARKLLDPVLERMMEAVHRYEGTVNQVMGDGIMALFGAPVAHEDHAVRACYAALRMQDAVRRYSEELRHSQGIEVQIRLGLNSGQVVVRSIGNDLHMDYTAVGQTIHLGARMEQLAAPGSTRITADTLALAEGYVTVKSLGPVPVKGLSEPIEIYELVGTGVARTRLQAAAQRGLSRFVGRNAELEQLRAALEKAVHGHGQIVGVVGEPGVGKSRLFWEFTHSHRLHTWLVLESSSASYGKATAYLPVIDLLRAYFQVQSQDDTRTIRERVTGKLLTLDPALGTAIPAVLSLLDVPVNEPAWQGLDPTQRRRETLDAVKRLLLRESQVQPLLVVFEDLHWVDGESQAVLDSLVESLPAARILVLVNYRREYEHRWGAKTYYTQLRLDPLPVETAGEMLDALLGADAGLHPVRQLLLERTEGNPFFLEECVRTLIETKVLVGERGAYRATGAVENIHVPATVQAILAARIDRLPPEDKALLQVACVVGEDVPLTLLQAVAAVPDDMLRAALARLQAAEFLYEAALFPDVEYTFTHGLTYQVAYGSLLHERRRHLHARAAEALERLAAGRVSEHVERLAHHAQRGELWERAVVYLRQAGAKALARSASREAAAAFEQALAALAHLPEGRATVEQAIDLRFELRQALQPLGEHQRVVDYLREAETLAATLDDQRRMGWVSAYLGQYYTWLGEPERAAEAGHRALSIGGAGGDFGLQVVANVFLGLLAYTSGDYQGAKEHLRWNVDALTGDRVRERFGLSGLPAVLSRNILAFGAAELGEFTEAAAYADEGLRIAESVGLPYSLIAALQAQADPHLAKGDADRALPPLERALALCGTWNLAFFFPLIAQRLGSAYARVGRIDEAVPLLERAIARLPVLFRNLRASLDTALGEAYLLAGRPDAADEEARRALTVAQECRTRGWQAWALRLLGEVSSQREPPRVTEAQDQYRDALALATSLGMRPLVAHCEFGLGKLYGRTSKPQDAREHLTTAMTMYREMDMQSWMEKVEQELKSLA